A region of Rattus rattus isolate New Zealand chromosome 7, Rrattus_CSIRO_v1, whole genome shotgun sequence DNA encodes the following proteins:
- the Akap5 gene encoding A-kinase anchor protein 5 isoform X4 encodes MKECSVKMETSVSEIQIETKDEKRPEAASPQKERQERKTATLCFKRRKKANKKKAKAGSKTAEETKKHAPEAGGSGQRQPAGAWASIKRLVTHRNRSESAKKQKPSEAEMQPEDGALPKKTKSKLKIPCIRFSRGAKRSRPSKLTEDSGYVRVQGEADDLEIKAQIQPDEQATQAKSTQGLQEDVMARDGKEVRESHISNSVISGEHVIAIELELEKESSALRMRTPGSEKEAKVIPEKQSVQAQQASVLENSAADSPQPVTSTAPLSPATTHQRGLEEPSDSIRESAPSGKDDRRRKTAAEEKKSGETALGQAEEASSVSQADKSALSQAEEATVIQAQSQAKEGKLSQAEEATVAQAKETVLSQAEEVKLNQTEEPAISQAKKATVGQAKDAMVSQAEEATVGHTEKATMGQAEEAIVGQAEEATVGHTEKATMGQAEKATVGHIEKTTVGQAEEATVGQAEEATVGQAEEATVGQAGEATVSHIEKTTVGQAEEAIIAQAEEATVGQAEEATVGQAEEATVGQAEEATVGQAEEATVGQAEEATVGQAEEATVGQAEEATVGQAEEPIVGQAEETVLRHAPDLKENGVDAEKPRSEESKRMEPIAIIITDTEISEFDVKKSKNVPKQFLISMENEQVGVFANDSDFEGRTSEQYETLLIETASSLVKNAIELSVEQLVNEMVSEDNQINTLFQ; translated from the exons ATGAAAGAGTGCAGTGTCAAAATGGAGACCAGCGTTTCTGAGATTCAAATCGAGACTAAGGATGAGAAGAGACCAGAAGCAGCCAGTCCtcagaaagagaggcaggagagaaaaacAGCCACACTGTGcttcaagagaaggaagaaagcgAACAAGAAGAAGGCCAAAGCTGGTTCCAAGACTGCTGAGGAGACAAAGAAGCATGCCCCCGAAGCTGGGGGTTCTGGTCAGCGGCAACCAGCGGGGGCCTGGGCCTCCATCAAACGCCTTGTGACGCACAGGAACCGGTCCGAGTCTGCAAAGAAGCAGAAGCCATCTGAGGCTGAAATGCAGCCTGAGGATGGAGCGCTTCCTAAGAAGACAAAATCCAAACTTAAGATTCCTTGCATACGATTCTCAAGAGGGGCAAAGAGAAGTCGTCCTTCCAAACTCACAGAAGATTCAGGCTACGTCCGAGTCCAGGGAGAGGCAGACGATTTGGAGATAAAAGCCCAGATCCAGCCCGATGAGCAGGCAACCCAGGCTAAGTCCACCCAGGGCCTACAGGAAGATGTGATGGCGCGAGATGGTAAGGAGGTCCGAGAATCACACATAAGCAACAGCGTCATATCGGGAGAGCATGTGATTGccatagaactggagttagaaaagGAATCTTCTGCTCTCCGGATGAGAACTCCAGGGAGTGAAAAGGAGGCTAAAGTGATTCCGGAAAAGCAGAGTGTTCAGGCACAGCAAGCAAGTGTGCTTGAGAATTCAGCAGCAGACAGCCCTCAGCCAGTGACTTCTACTGCTCCTCTCTCACCAGCAACCACACATCAACGCGGTCTGGAAGAACCCAGTGACAGCATCCGGGAAAGTGCACCAAGTGGAAAAGATGACCGAAGGAGAAAGACCGctgctgaagaaaagaaatcaggagaGACTGCGCTGGGCCAGGCAGAGGAGGCTTCTTCAGTCAGCCAGGCAGACAAAAGTGCACTCAGCCAGGCAGAGGAAGCTACTGTGATCCAGGCACAGAGCCAGGCAAAGGAAGGTAAACTGAGCCAGGCAGAGGAAGCTACAGTGGCCCAGGCAAAGGAAACTGTATTGAGTCAGGCAGAGGAAGTTAAACTGAACCAGACAGAAGAACCTGCAATTAGCCAGGCAAAGAAAGCTACAGTAGGACAAGCAAAGGACGCTATGGTTAGCCAAGCAGAGGAAGCTACAGTTGGTCACACAGAGAAAGCCACCATGGGTCAGGCAGAGGAAGCCATAGTTGGTCAGGCAGAGGAAGCTACAGTTGGTCACACAGAGAAAGCCACCATGGGTCAGGCAGAGAAAGCTACAGTTGGCCACATAGAGAAAACCACAGTGGGCCAG GCAGAGGAAGCTACAGTGGGTCAAGCAGAGGAAGCCACAGTGGGTCAGGCAGAGGAAGCTACAGTTGGTCAGGCAGGGGAAGCTACAGTTAGCCACATAGAGAAAACCACAGTGGGCCAGGCAGAGGAAGCTATAATTGCTCAGGCAGAGGAAGCCACAGTGGGTCAAGCAGAGGAAGCCACAGTGGGTCAAGCAGAGGAAGCTACAGTTGGCCAG GCAGAGGAAGCCACAGTGGGTCAAGCAGAGGAAGCTACAGTTGGCCAGGCAGAGGAAGCTACAGTTGGCCAGGCAGAGGAAGCCACAGTTGGCCAGGCAGAGGAAGCCACAGTTGGCCAAGCAGAGGAACCCATAGTTGGCCAGGCAGAGGAAACTGTATTGAGGCATGCACCAGATCTGAAAGAAAATGGAGTTGATGCAGAGAAACCAAGatcagaagaaagcaaaagaatggAGCCAATTGCTATTATCATAACAGACACTGAAATCAGTGAATTTGATGTTAAGAAATCTAAAAATGTCCCTAAGCAATTCCTAATTTCCATGGAAAATGAGCAAGTGGGGGTTTTTGCTAATGATAGTGATTTCGAGGGGAGAACTTCAGAACAGTATGAAACACTCTTAATAGAAACAGCTTCTTCTCTCGTCAAGAATGCTATCGAGTTGTCTGTAGAACAGCTGGTTAACGAAATGGTTTCCGAGGATAATCAGATAAATACGCTGTTCCAGTGA
- the Akap5 gene encoding A-kinase anchor protein 5 isoform X3, which yields MKECSVKMETSVSEIQIETKDEKRPEAASPQKERQERKTATLCFKRRKKANKKKAKAGSKTAEETKKHAPEAGGSGQRQPAGAWASIKRLVTHRNRSESAKKQKPSEAEMQPEDGALPKKTKSKLKIPCIRFSRGAKRSRPSKLTEDSGYVRVQGEADDLEIKAQIQPDEQATQAKSTQGLQEDVMARDGKEVRESHISNSVISGEHVIAIELELEKESSALRMRTPGSEKEAKVIPEKQSVQAQQASVLENSAADSPQPVTSTAPLSPATTHQRGLEEPSDSIRESAPSGKDDRRRKTAAEEKKSGETALGQAEEASSVSQADKSALSQAEEATVIQAQSQAKEGKLSQAEEATVAQAKETVLSQAEEVKLNQTEEPAISQAKKATVGQAKDAMVSQAEEATVGHTEKATMGQAEEAIVGQAEEATVGHTEKATMGQAEKATVGHIEKTTVGQAEEATVGQAEEATVGQAEEATVGQAGEATVSHIEKTTVGQAEEAIIAQAEEATVGQAEEATVGQAEEATVGQAEEATVGQAEEATVGQAEEATVGQAEEATVGQAEEATVGQAEEATVGQAEEATVGQAEEATVGQAEEPIVGQAEETVLRHAPDLKENGVDAEKPRSEESKRMEPIAIIITDTEISEFDVKKSKNVPKQFLISMENEQVGVFANDSDFEGRTSEQYETLLIETASSLVKNAIELSVEQLVNEMVSEDNQINTLFQ from the exons ATGAAAGAGTGCAGTGTCAAAATGGAGACCAGCGTTTCTGAGATTCAAATCGAGACTAAGGATGAGAAGAGACCAGAAGCAGCCAGTCCtcagaaagagaggcaggagagaaaaacAGCCACACTGTGcttcaagagaaggaagaaagcgAACAAGAAGAAGGCCAAAGCTGGTTCCAAGACTGCTGAGGAGACAAAGAAGCATGCCCCCGAAGCTGGGGGTTCTGGTCAGCGGCAACCAGCGGGGGCCTGGGCCTCCATCAAACGCCTTGTGACGCACAGGAACCGGTCCGAGTCTGCAAAGAAGCAGAAGCCATCTGAGGCTGAAATGCAGCCTGAGGATGGAGCGCTTCCTAAGAAGACAAAATCCAAACTTAAGATTCCTTGCATACGATTCTCAAGAGGGGCAAAGAGAAGTCGTCCTTCCAAACTCACAGAAGATTCAGGCTACGTCCGAGTCCAGGGAGAGGCAGACGATTTGGAGATAAAAGCCCAGATCCAGCCCGATGAGCAGGCAACCCAGGCTAAGTCCACCCAGGGCCTACAGGAAGATGTGATGGCGCGAGATGGTAAGGAGGTCCGAGAATCACACATAAGCAACAGCGTCATATCGGGAGAGCATGTGATTGccatagaactggagttagaaaagGAATCTTCTGCTCTCCGGATGAGAACTCCAGGGAGTGAAAAGGAGGCTAAAGTGATTCCGGAAAAGCAGAGTGTTCAGGCACAGCAAGCAAGTGTGCTTGAGAATTCAGCAGCAGACAGCCCTCAGCCAGTGACTTCTACTGCTCCTCTCTCACCAGCAACCACACATCAACGCGGTCTGGAAGAACCCAGTGACAGCATCCGGGAAAGTGCACCAAGTGGAAAAGATGACCGAAGGAGAAAGACCGctgctgaagaaaagaaatcaggagaGACTGCGCTGGGCCAGGCAGAGGAGGCTTCTTCAGTCAGCCAGGCAGACAAAAGTGCACTCAGCCAGGCAGAGGAAGCTACTGTGATCCAGGCACAGAGCCAGGCAAAGGAAGGTAAACTGAGCCAGGCAGAGGAAGCTACAGTGGCCCAGGCAAAGGAAACTGTATTGAGTCAGGCAGAGGAAGTTAAACTGAACCAGACAGAAGAACCTGCAATTAGCCAGGCAAAGAAAGCTACAGTAGGACAAGCAAAGGACGCTATGGTTAGCCAAGCAGAGGAAGCTACAGTTGGTCACACAGAGAAAGCCACCATGGGTCAGGCAGAGGAAGCCATAGTTGGTCAGGCAGAGGAAGCTACAGTTGGTCACACAGAGAAAGCCACCATGGGTCAGGCAGAGAAAGCTACAGTTGGCCACATAGAGAAAACCACAGTGGGCCAGGCAGAG GAAGCTACAGTGGGTCAAGCAGAGGAAGCCACAGTGGGTCAGGCAGAGGAAGCTACAGTTGGTCAGGCAGGGGAAGCTACAGTTAGCCACATAGAGAAAACCACAGTGGGCCAGGCAGAGGAAGCTATAATTGCTCAGGCAGAGGAAGCCACAGTGGGTCAAGCAGAGGAAGCCACAGTGGGTCAAGCAGAGGAAGCTACAGTTGGCCAGGCAGAGGAAGCTACAGTTGGCCAGGCAGAGGAAGCCACAGTGGGTCAAGCAGAGGAAGCTACAGTTGGTCAGGCAGAGGAAGCCACAGTGGGTCAAGCAGAGGAAGCTACAGTTGGCCAGGCAGAGGAAGCTACAGTTGGCCAGGCAGAGGAAGCCACAGTTGGCCAGGCAGAGGAAGCCACAGTTGGCCAAGCAGAGGAACCCATAGTTGGCCAGGCAGAGGAAACTGTATTGAGGCATGCACCAGATCTGAAAGAAAATGGAGTTGATGCAGAGAAACCAAGatcagaagaaagcaaaagaatggAGCCAATTGCTATTATCATAACAGACACTGAAATCAGTGAATTTGATGTTAAGAAATCTAAAAATGTCCCTAAGCAATTCCTAATTTCCATGGAAAATGAGCAAGTGGGGGTTTTTGCTAATGATAGTGATTTCGAGGGGAGAACTTCAGAACAGTATGAAACACTCTTAATAGAAACAGCTTCTTCTCTCGTCAAGAATGCTATCGAGTTGTCTGTAGAACAGCTGGTTAACGAAATGGTTTCCGAGGATAATCAGATAAATACGCTGTTCCAGTGA
- the Akap5 gene encoding A-kinase anchor protein 5 isoform X1, giving the protein MKECSVKMETSVSEIQIETKDEKRPEAASPQKERQERKTATLCFKRRKKANKKKAKAGSKTAEETKKHAPEAGGSGQRQPAGAWASIKRLVTHRNRSESAKKQKPSEAEMQPEDGALPKKTKSKLKIPCIRFSRGAKRSRPSKLTEDSGYVRVQGEADDLEIKAQIQPDEQATQAKSTQGLQEDVMARDGKEVRESHISNSVISGEHVIAIELELEKESSALRMRTPGSEKEAKVIPEKQSVQAQQASVLENSAADSPQPVTSTAPLSPATTHQRGLEEPSDSIRESAPSGKDDRRRKTAAEEKKSGETALGQAEEASSVSQADKSALSQAEEATVIQAQSQAKEGKLSQAEEATVAQAKETVLSQAEEVKLNQTEEPAISQAKKATVGQAKDAMVSQAEEATVGHTEKATMGQAEEAIVGQAEEATVGHTEKATMGQAEKATVGHIEKTTVGQAEEAIIAQTEEAIVAQAEEATVGQAEEATVGQAEEATVGQAGEATVSHIEKTTVGQAEEAIIAQAEEATVGQAEEATVGQAEEATVGQAEEATVGQAEEATVGQAEEATVGQAEEATVGQAEEATVGQAEEATVGQAEEATVGQAEEATVGQAEEPIVGQAEETVLRHAPDLKENGVDAEKPRSEESKRMEPIAIIITDTEISEFDVKKSKNVPKQFLISMENEQVGVFANDSDFEGRTSEQYETLLIETASSLVKNAIELSVEQLVNEMVSEDNQINTLFQ; this is encoded by the coding sequence ATGAAAGAGTGCAGTGTCAAAATGGAGACCAGCGTTTCTGAGATTCAAATCGAGACTAAGGATGAGAAGAGACCAGAAGCAGCCAGTCCtcagaaagagaggcaggagagaaaaacAGCCACACTGTGcttcaagagaaggaagaaagcgAACAAGAAGAAGGCCAAAGCTGGTTCCAAGACTGCTGAGGAGACAAAGAAGCATGCCCCCGAAGCTGGGGGTTCTGGTCAGCGGCAACCAGCGGGGGCCTGGGCCTCCATCAAACGCCTTGTGACGCACAGGAACCGGTCCGAGTCTGCAAAGAAGCAGAAGCCATCTGAGGCTGAAATGCAGCCTGAGGATGGAGCGCTTCCTAAGAAGACAAAATCCAAACTTAAGATTCCTTGCATACGATTCTCAAGAGGGGCAAAGAGAAGTCGTCCTTCCAAACTCACAGAAGATTCAGGCTACGTCCGAGTCCAGGGAGAGGCAGACGATTTGGAGATAAAAGCCCAGATCCAGCCCGATGAGCAGGCAACCCAGGCTAAGTCCACCCAGGGCCTACAGGAAGATGTGATGGCGCGAGATGGTAAGGAGGTCCGAGAATCACACATAAGCAACAGCGTCATATCGGGAGAGCATGTGATTGccatagaactggagttagaaaagGAATCTTCTGCTCTCCGGATGAGAACTCCAGGGAGTGAAAAGGAGGCTAAAGTGATTCCGGAAAAGCAGAGTGTTCAGGCACAGCAAGCAAGTGTGCTTGAGAATTCAGCAGCAGACAGCCCTCAGCCAGTGACTTCTACTGCTCCTCTCTCACCAGCAACCACACATCAACGCGGTCTGGAAGAACCCAGTGACAGCATCCGGGAAAGTGCACCAAGTGGAAAAGATGACCGAAGGAGAAAGACCGctgctgaagaaaagaaatcaggagaGACTGCGCTGGGCCAGGCAGAGGAGGCTTCTTCAGTCAGCCAGGCAGACAAAAGTGCACTCAGCCAGGCAGAGGAAGCTACTGTGATCCAGGCACAGAGCCAGGCAAAGGAAGGTAAACTGAGCCAGGCAGAGGAAGCTACAGTGGCCCAGGCAAAGGAAACTGTATTGAGTCAGGCAGAGGAAGTTAAACTGAACCAGACAGAAGAACCTGCAATTAGCCAGGCAAAGAAAGCTACAGTAGGACAAGCAAAGGACGCTATGGTTAGCCAAGCAGAGGAAGCTACAGTTGGTCACACAGAGAAAGCCACCATGGGTCAGGCAGAGGAAGCCATAGTTGGTCAGGCAGAGGAAGCTACAGTTGGTCACACAGAGAAAGCCACCATGGGTCAGGCAGAGAAAGCTACAGTTGGCCACATAGAGAAAACCACAGTGGGCCAGGCAGAGGAAGCTATAATTGCTCAGACAGAGGAAGCTATAGTTGCTCAGGCAGAGGAAGCTACAGTGGGTCAAGCAGAGGAAGCCACAGTGGGTCAGGCAGAGGAAGCTACAGTTGGTCAGGCAGGGGAAGCTACAGTTAGCCACATAGAGAAAACCACAGTGGGCCAGGCAGAGGAAGCTATAATTGCTCAGGCAGAGGAAGCCACAGTGGGTCAAGCAGAGGAAGCCACAGTGGGTCAAGCAGAGGAAGCTACAGTTGGCCAGGCAGAGGAAGCTACAGTTGGCCAGGCAGAGGAAGCCACAGTGGGTCAAGCAGAGGAAGCTACAGTTGGTCAGGCAGAGGAAGCCACAGTGGGTCAAGCAGAGGAAGCTACAGTTGGCCAGGCAGAGGAAGCTACAGTTGGCCAGGCAGAGGAAGCCACAGTTGGCCAGGCAGAGGAAGCCACAGTTGGCCAAGCAGAGGAACCCATAGTTGGCCAGGCAGAGGAAACTGTATTGAGGCATGCACCAGATCTGAAAGAAAATGGAGTTGATGCAGAGAAACCAAGatcagaagaaagcaaaagaatggAGCCAATTGCTATTATCATAACAGACACTGAAATCAGTGAATTTGATGTTAAGAAATCTAAAAATGTCCCTAAGCAATTCCTAATTTCCATGGAAAATGAGCAAGTGGGGGTTTTTGCTAATGATAGTGATTTCGAGGGGAGAACTTCAGAACAGTATGAAACACTCTTAATAGAAACAGCTTCTTCTCTCGTCAAGAATGCTATCGAGTTGTCTGTAGAACAGCTGGTTAACGAAATGGTTTCCGAGGATAATCAGATAAATACGCTGTTCCAGTGA
- the Akap5 gene encoding A-kinase anchor protein 5 isoform X2: MKECSVKMETSVSEIQIETKDEKRPEAASPQKERQERKTATLCFKRRKKANKKKAKAGSKTAEETKKHAPEAGGSGQRQPAGAWASIKRLVTHRNRSESAKKQKPSEAEMQPEDGALPKKTKSKLKIPCIRFSRGAKRSRPSKLTEDSGYVRVQGEADDLEIKAQIQPDEQATQAKSTQGLQEDVMARDGKEVRESHISNSVISGEHVIAIELELEKESSALRMRTPGSEKEAKVIPEKQSVQAQQASVLENSAADSPQPVTSTAPLSPATTHQRGLEEPSDSIRESAPSGKDDRRRKTAAEEKKSGETALGQAEEASSVSQADKSALSQAEEATVIQAQSQAKEGKLSQAEEATVAQAKETVLSQAEEVKLNQTEEPAISQAKKATVGQAKDAMVSQAEEATVGHTEKATMGQAEEAIVGQAEEATVGHTEKATMGQAEKATVGHIEKTTVGQAEEATVGQAEEATVGQAEEATVGQAGEATVSHIEKTTVGQAEEAIIAQAEEATVGQAEEATVGQAEEATVGQAEEATVGQAEEATVGQAEEATVGQAEEATVGQAEEATVGQAEEATVGQAEEATVGQAEEATVGQAEEPIVGQAEETVLRHAPDLKENGVDAEKPRSEESKRMEPIAIIITDTEISEFDVKKSKNVPKQFLISMENEQVGVFANDSDFEGRTSEQYETLLIETASSLVKNAIELSVEQLVNEMVSEDNQINTLFQ, from the exons ATGAAAGAGTGCAGTGTCAAAATGGAGACCAGCGTTTCTGAGATTCAAATCGAGACTAAGGATGAGAAGAGACCAGAAGCAGCCAGTCCtcagaaagagaggcaggagagaaaaacAGCCACACTGTGcttcaagagaaggaagaaagcgAACAAGAAGAAGGCCAAAGCTGGTTCCAAGACTGCTGAGGAGACAAAGAAGCATGCCCCCGAAGCTGGGGGTTCTGGTCAGCGGCAACCAGCGGGGGCCTGGGCCTCCATCAAACGCCTTGTGACGCACAGGAACCGGTCCGAGTCTGCAAAGAAGCAGAAGCCATCTGAGGCTGAAATGCAGCCTGAGGATGGAGCGCTTCCTAAGAAGACAAAATCCAAACTTAAGATTCCTTGCATACGATTCTCAAGAGGGGCAAAGAGAAGTCGTCCTTCCAAACTCACAGAAGATTCAGGCTACGTCCGAGTCCAGGGAGAGGCAGACGATTTGGAGATAAAAGCCCAGATCCAGCCCGATGAGCAGGCAACCCAGGCTAAGTCCACCCAGGGCCTACAGGAAGATGTGATGGCGCGAGATGGTAAGGAGGTCCGAGAATCACACATAAGCAACAGCGTCATATCGGGAGAGCATGTGATTGccatagaactggagttagaaaagGAATCTTCTGCTCTCCGGATGAGAACTCCAGGGAGTGAAAAGGAGGCTAAAGTGATTCCGGAAAAGCAGAGTGTTCAGGCACAGCAAGCAAGTGTGCTTGAGAATTCAGCAGCAGACAGCCCTCAGCCAGTGACTTCTACTGCTCCTCTCTCACCAGCAACCACACATCAACGCGGTCTGGAAGAACCCAGTGACAGCATCCGGGAAAGTGCACCAAGTGGAAAAGATGACCGAAGGAGAAAGACCGctgctgaagaaaagaaatcaggagaGACTGCGCTGGGCCAGGCAGAGGAGGCTTCTTCAGTCAGCCAGGCAGACAAAAGTGCACTCAGCCAGGCAGAGGAAGCTACTGTGATCCAGGCACAGAGCCAGGCAAAGGAAGGTAAACTGAGCCAGGCAGAGGAAGCTACAGTGGCCCAGGCAAAGGAAACTGTATTGAGTCAGGCAGAGGAAGTTAAACTGAACCAGACAGAAGAACCTGCAATTAGCCAGGCAAAGAAAGCTACAGTAGGACAAGCAAAGGACGCTATGGTTAGCCAAGCAGAGGAAGCTACAGTTGGTCACACAGAGAAAGCCACCATGGGTCAGGCAGAGGAAGCCATAGTTGGTCAGGCAGAGGAAGCTACAGTTGGTCACACAGAGAAAGCCACCATGGGTCAGGCAGAGAAAGCTACAGTTGGCCACATAGAGAAAACCACAGTGGGCCAG GCAGAGGAAGCTACAGTGGGTCAAGCAGAGGAAGCCACAGTGGGTCAGGCAGAGGAAGCTACAGTTGGTCAGGCAGGGGAAGCTACAGTTAGCCACATAGAGAAAACCACAGTGGGCCAGGCAGAGGAAGCTATAATTGCTCAGGCAGAGGAAGCCACAGTGGGTCAAGCAGAGGAAGCCACAGTGGGTCAAGCAGAGGAAGCTACAGTTGGCCAGGCAGAGGAAGCTACAGTTGGCCAGGCAGAGGAAGCCACAGTGGGTCAAGCAGAGGAAGCTACAGTTGGTCAGGCAGAGGAAGCCACAGTGGGTCAAGCAGAGGAAGCTACAGTTGGCCAGGCAGAGGAAGCTACAGTTGGCCAGGCAGAGGAAGCCACAGTTGGCCAGGCAGAGGAAGCCACAGTTGGCCAAGCAGAGGAACCCATAGTTGGCCAGGCAGAGGAAACTGTATTGAGGCATGCACCAGATCTGAAAGAAAATGGAGTTGATGCAGAGAAACCAAGatcagaagaaagcaaaagaatggAGCCAATTGCTATTATCATAACAGACACTGAAATCAGTGAATTTGATGTTAAGAAATCTAAAAATGTCCCTAAGCAATTCCTAATTTCCATGGAAAATGAGCAAGTGGGGGTTTTTGCTAATGATAGTGATTTCGAGGGGAGAACTTCAGAACAGTATGAAACACTCTTAATAGAAACAGCTTCTTCTCTCGTCAAGAATGCTATCGAGTTGTCTGTAGAACAGCTGGTTAACGAAATGGTTTCCGAGGATAATCAGATAAATACGCTGTTCCAGTGA